From a single Arachis hypogaea cultivar Tifrunner chromosome 3, arahy.Tifrunner.gnm2.J5K5, whole genome shotgun sequence genomic region:
- the LOC112733999 gene encoding glutathione S-transferase U17, which produces MAKSEVKLLGAWPSPFVLRARIALNIKSVDYEFLEETFQPKSQLLLQSNPVYKKIPVLIHENKPICESLIIVQYVDDVWSSGGPSILPADPYDRAIARFWATYVDDKLFPAMKSIAGAKGEEERKRLIKEVEEGLALLEDAFKKITSKGNNKLFFGGDQIGYLDIAFGSLLGWLRVTEITNGVKLFDQVNTPGLVNWAERFSAHAAVKDVMPHTHKLLEFAKTLMTKLAPILTN; this is translated from the exons ATGGcaaagagtgaggtgaagttgtTGGGTGCATGGCCAAGTCCATTTGTATTGAGGGCTAGGATTGCTCTTAACATAAAATCAGTGGATTATGAGTTCCTTGAAGAGACATTTCAACCCaaaagccaacttcttcttcaatCCAATCCTGTTTACAAGAAAATTCCTGTTCTTATTCATGAAAATAAACCTATCTGTGAGTCCTTGATCATTGTTCAGTATGTCGATGATGTCTGGTCCTCCGGCGGCCCTTCTATTCTTCCGGCGGATCCTTATGATCGCGCCATTGCTCGATTCTGGGCAACTTATGTTGATGACAAG TTGTTCCCAGCCATGAAATCCATTGCAGGAGCAAAAggagaggaagaaagaaagagattgATAAAGGAAGTGGAAGAAGGATTGGCACTACTAGAGGATGCATTTAAAAAGATCACCAGCAAAGgaaataacaaattattttttggtGGTGACCAAATTGGGTACCTTGATATTGCATTTGGTAGCTTATTGGGGTGGCTAAGGGTGACAGAGATAACCAATGGTGTGAAGTTGTTTGACCAAGTCAACACACCTGGTTTGGTCAATTGGGCTGAGAGGTTCTCTGCACATGCTGCTGTCAAAGATGTTATGCCTCACACTCATAAGCTTCTTGAGTTTGCTAAGACACTTATGACCAAACTGGCTCCTATTTTAACAAATTAG
- the LOC112734011 gene encoding glutathione S-transferase U17 — translation MTEKKNSNGEVKLLGAWPSPFVIRARIALNIKSVEYDFIEETFGKRSQLLLKSNPVNKQIPVLIHGHKCIAESMIIVQYIHEAWSSSGPPILPSLPYDRAIARFWLTYIDDKWFPPLKSIVLGLDTEPIEEKLEKVREGLALLEDAFNKISKGKDFFGGDQIGYLDIGFGSFLAWLKTVEVTEGVNLVHETTTPGLAKWLQKFCAHDAVKDVLPPIDKLIAFSKMLRANVDLVINPK, via the exons ATGACAGAGAAGAAGAATAGTAATGGTGAGGTGAAGTTGTTGGGGGCATGGCCAAGCCCTTTTGTGATCAGAGCTCGCATAGCACTCAACATAAAATCAGTGGAATATGATTTTATTGAAGAGACTTTTGGGAAGAGAAGCCAGCTACTTCTAAAGTCCAACCCTGTCAACAAGCAAATCCCGGTTCTGATTCATGGTCACAAATGCATAGCTGAATCCATGATTATTGTTCAATATATCCATGAAGCTTGGTCCTCTTCAGGTCCTCCTATTCTTCCCTCTCTTCCTTATGATCGTGCCATCGCTAGATTTTGGCTTACTTATATTGATGATAAG TGGTTCCCGCCCTTGAAATCCATTGTGTTGGGACTAGACACAGAGCCCATAGAGGAAAAGTTGGAAAAAGTAAGAGAAGGGTTGGCATTGTTAGAGGATGCATTCAACAAAATAAGCAAAGGAAAAGATTTCTTTGGAGGTGACCAAATTGGGTACTTGGATATTGGGTTTGGAAGCTTCTTGGCATGGCTGAAGACGGTGGAGGTGACTGAAGGTGTGaacttggtgcatgaaaccaCCACTCCTGGCTTGGCTAAGTGGCTTCAAAAGTTTTGTGCACATGATGCTGTTAAGGATGTTCTGCCACCCATTGACAAGCTTATTGCCTTTTCTAAGATGCTAAGGGCCAATGTGGATCTTGTCATTAATCCTAAGTAA